GCCGGAACCTACTATTATAGAATGGGTGCTTACTTCACCGATTCCGATAAACCGATTTTAGGTAAAGTTCAAAAGTTCACTGTCAAACCAGCAGAACAAGTGAAAGTTCAAGCAGAGATTATTCCTGTTCAAGTGAACTTCACAATGCCAGAAGCTCAGTATTCTCAATACTTCGTGCAAAATCCAAAAGTGGGTTTAAGTTGGAAGACTGATAAAAACGAGCACGTGAATAGTTACCGCGTAAAACTATTAGAAGAAAATGCCGATCCATCTTCAGCAACTAGTCTTGAAGTGAAAGATCTTAATGTCCAGGCACCCGTGACTAAACCAGGTCGCTACATTGCTTCCGTTGAAGCTTTAAATAAAGACGGTCAAGTTCTTGGCACAACAACGTCACAACCTTTGACGCTTGCAGTGTTACCACTGTTGAAATCACCACAGCTTTTACCGGCTGAAGGAAATCTTCAAGCGGCATCTGATGGAAAAACTCAGCTAGAATGGAACCCGGTTGAAGGTGCTAAAGAATACTGGTTAGTGATTCGCAAACAAGGAAAAGAGTTGAAGCGCTCTAAGTACACGAACACAACGACTTCATTAAAAAACCTTTTACCTGGTGAATACGATCTTGAATTAACGGCGATGGACACCCACGGTCGCTCAAGCGAAGTGGGGCCTATTAGAAAACTATTAGTGCCTGATAAATCAGGATTAAAAGCTCCGACTTTGAAAAAGATTAAGGTCAATTGATGCGTTTAATGACGAGCTTCCTTATTTTAATTTTCACTTTCTGGACTGCAGTGGTCTGGGCGGCACCGTATCGCCGTTTAGTGAACTTTGAGTGGGAAGAAATCGAAGGCGCAAAAACCTATGAAATCGAACTTCAACAGGCTAAGTCCGAAGGTGGCAAAACCTTTAATTTTAAAGTGAAGGAAGCGGCTTGGAACGGACAACTGACCCCTGGTAAATATATGATGAAACTGCGTGCCCGCGATTATCGAAATGTGCCGGGTGATTGGTCAGAACCAAGTGAATTCAACGTGGGATTAGAAACTGCAGTTTTGAAATACCCACCTGCCCGCGCGAAAATTGGCAGCAAAGAAACTGAAAAAGCAAAAATGGAATTTCAGTGGGCCCCAGTGGGCGGCGCTGATGAATACCAATTTGTTTTAACTTCTGAAGATGGCAAAACCGAAGTTTCTAAAACTTTGACAGAGCCTAATTTCAAAATGGAATTACCCGTAGCCATGAATTACACCTGGAAAATTTCTGCTAACAACAAAGAAGGCATTCAAAGTGATGCCACATCTGTTGGCCAATTTTCTATCCTTGGTAAACCTTTAGAAAATCCAAAAATTGACAAGCCAGAAAGTGAATTCGTTCGTGAAGTGAAATGGAGCCGTCCTGATTACGCTTCGAAATACGACGTTTACGTTTTGAAATATGATACAGCAAACAAAAAATGGGATAAATACAAAGTCTTTAATGATACGCAAGAAGACTCTATTCCTTTTGATGAAACTTGGCCTGGTGGTAAATATCAAATAGCGGTGCGAGCAAAATCAGACATGCGCCCTAGTTCCGCCTTAGTAAAACAAGCCTTTAACGTTCGTCACGGGAATCGCTCTCCGGCTGCGGAATACACGGCTCTAGTAAGAAAATCCATTGATCGAGTCACTGGGTTTTACGCTATTGCAAGTTACCTTCTAACCGACATGAAATTTACGGGAATCAACCCAGAAAACAATTCATCTGTTGCTTACAGTGCGATGGG
This is a stretch of genomic DNA from Bdellovibrio reynosensis. It encodes these proteins:
- a CDS encoding fibronectin type III domain-containing protein, with the translated sequence MRLMTSFLILIFTFWTAVVWAAPYRRLVNFEWEEIEGAKTYEIELQQAKSEGGKTFNFKVKEAAWNGQLTPGKYMMKLRARDYRNVPGDWSEPSEFNVGLETAVLKYPPARAKIGSKETEKAKMEFQWAPVGGADEYQFVLTSEDGKTEVSKTLTEPNFKMELPVAMNYTWKISANNKEGIQSDATSVGQFSILGKPLENPKIDKPESEFVREVKWSRPDYASKYDVYVLKYDTANKKWDKYKVFNDTQEDSIPFDETWPGGKYQIAVRAKSDMRPSSALVKQAFNVRHGNRSPAAEYTALVRKSIDRVTGFYAIASYLLTDMKFTGINPENNSSVAYSAMGGTGRMGLGWFHPDTPWGFLSIIDLSGFTFNGKTHTFASAEINGVYKKSMGDRGEFRFQAGPYYKELPETVGDPFSGQSQDLKIVSAGPHFGGEYWYSLTPKLGIQVNMHMYLSLIKVETPNGQPLSPSVSTQFGFLGSYRFNSKFTGLMGYARREDRMKYKAVPSATNFAVDGDVNESTVVGNYINFFAEWAF